A region from the Hydra vulgaris chromosome 10, alternate assembly HydraT2T_AEP genome encodes:
- the LOC136085770 gene encoding tigger transposable element-derived protein 4-like: MDQGVIRSLKAHYRHKIVRLCIKAVDNNEPMPKISILQAMKDLVSSWNAVSKKTVINCFKKAGISKTNKSIEEADDDHSFKFLTEELNRLRELDPRAVQEDLSAESYIGLDCDVVTTGSLATDAGIIAQILDPNFENDDNEVEDSVDEAIDVEAPPRPSDIQLEIAFETIQNASLYSSKYGNEIQSLALKLEDLMKMEKMDNLKQYQITDFFQKL; the protein is encoded by the coding sequence ATGGATCAAGGCGTAATACGAAGTCTTAAAGCTCATTATCGTCACAAAATTGTGCGTTTGTGTATCAAGGCTGTCGATAATAACGAACCCATGCCAAAAATTTCTATACTTCAAGCAATGAAAGATCTTGTTTCTTCGTGGAATGCTGTGTCGAAGAAGACTGTCatcaactgctttaaaaaagctggtatcagcaaaacaaacaaGAGTATTGAAGAAGCTGATGATGatcattcttttaaatttttgacagaAGAACTTAACCGTTTGCGAGAGTTAGATCCTCGTGCCGTCCAAGAAGATCTCTCAGCGGAATCTTACATTGGTTTAGATTGCGATGTAGTAACCACCGGTTCACTTGCTACTGATGCTGGAATCATTGCTCAGATTTTAGACCCTAATTTTGAAAACGACGATAATGAAGTTGAAGATAGCGTTGACGAAGCTATTGACGTCGAAGCCCCGCCACGCCCATCTGATATTCAATTAGAAATTGCTTTTGAAACAATTCAAAATGCTTCGCTATACAGCTCAAAATACGGAAATGAAATACAATCCCTAGCACTAAAACTTGAGGATTTAATGAAGATGGAAAAGATGgataatttaaagcaatatcagataacagattttttccaaaagttgtag